Proteins from a genomic interval of Nostoc sp. TCL240-02:
- a CDS encoding Npun_R2821/Npun_R2822 family protein produces MDSFGIYTLANDVVFDQLVALLNSIEVNVSADIPICIIPYNEQLDLVRKEINNRKNVILFDDWDVIQRWEEFAHQVWAAHPREKDTKLLRPSWYKSHLQRKFVAFEGIFDKFVFYDGDSLAMKPLNNVIDKLETSDFVFDDWEHLKDRTVAALNISVIEKTGLYTEVDIRPQLHCSSFFGSKRGLFTVKEIEIMKERLITKQEVEWINGHGWWDDSFLFNYMTLRCDRPLFNFTLSPNGEDRTGNCANADPFVNINNVLYNQDGLKPIHRIHYMSYSSRDFAQLSQGQDVNICYANEFLHYRFLKQPEQRPKQLKPVSIITKTNNFLNKTMNKIQRTMR; encoded by the coding sequence ATGGATTCTTTCGGTATCTACACCCTTGCTAATGATGTGGTGTTTGACCAACTAGTAGCTTTGCTAAACAGTATTGAGGTGAATGTTAGTGCAGATATTCCTATTTGCATAATTCCATATAATGAGCAACTAGATTTAGTTAGGAAAGAAATTAATAATCGAAAAAATGTAATTTTGTTTGATGATTGGGACGTAATTCAACGCTGGGAAGAATTTGCTCATCAGGTTTGGGCAGCACATCCAAGGGAAAAAGATACAAAATTATTGCGCCCTAGTTGGTACAAAAGTCATTTACAAAGAAAGTTTGTTGCTTTTGAGGGTATTTTTGATAAATTCGTATTTTATGACGGTGATAGTTTGGCAATGAAGCCACTAAATAATGTAATTGATAAGCTAGAAACATCAGATTTTGTTTTTGATGATTGGGAACACCTTAAGGATAGGACTGTTGCAGCGTTAAATATTTCAGTTATAGAGAAAACTGGACTGTATACAGAAGTAGATATACGTCCTCAACTCCATTGTTCTAGTTTTTTTGGCTCTAAGCGAGGATTGTTTACTGTTAAAGAAATTGAGATAATGAAGGAGAGATTAATTACTAAACAAGAAGTTGAGTGGATTAATGGACATGGATGGTGGGATGATTCCTTTTTGTTTAACTATATGACCTTGCGCTGCGATCGCCCACTTTTTAACTTTACACTTAGTCCCAATGGTGAAGATAGAACAGGCAATTGTGCTAATGCAGATCCCTTTGTAAATATTAATAATGTTCTTTACAATCAAGATGGCTTAAAACCAATTCATCGTATCCATTATATGAGCTATTCTTCTCGTGATTTTGCCCAGTTATCTCAAGGACAAGATGTTAATATATGTTATGCAAATGAGTTTTTACACTATCGCTTTCTCAAGCAGCCAGAACAAAGACCAAAACAGCTTAAGCCAGTGAGCATAATTACCAAAACTAATAACTTTCTTAACAAAACAATGAATAAAATTCAAAGAACTATGCGCTAA
- a CDS encoding efflux RND transporter permease subunit — MSFNISAWSIKKPVPTIVLFLILTVVGWFSFISLGIDTNPNIDVPTVTIKVTQPGAGPAELESQVTKKIEDAVAGLGNIDFMISTVNDGNSTTTINFVLGTNSDRATNDVRNAIAQIRQDLPQEINDPIVERLEFAGGPVINYAVKSDKRSVEELSNIVDQTISRALLGVRGVAQIQRVGGVDREIRINLNPSRLQSLGITATQVNDQIRALNINLPGGRAEVGGSEQSIRTLGSAASVDILKTYEVLLPQGGSVPLSSLGTIEDKFGDVRQAAILNNQPVVAFQVLRSTGSVLVTVEEGVKAAIKQLEKTLPADVKLDLIFTRADIVRQSYQTTIDELIQASVLAVIVILVFLRDWRATLITAVALPLSIIPTFAVQQALGYTLNNMTLLALALAVGNLVDDAVVEIENMERHIAMGKSAWDAAFESADEVGLAVIASSATIIAVFMPVAFMGGIPGQFFQPFGVTVAVSTIFSTLVARMVTPMMGAYLLQEKEGSGKKEAGDRRQGTGRVIKFLNFKFTLPGSNNGSRKLRTEKSQGFQPYRSLLQWALRHRLTTMAIALAFFIASVMLVPLIPKGFVDDGDFGISNVSIELPPGSTLEDVNKVVTQATDIIRQNPVVERVLATEEINSASLAINLKPREERNISQKQFEEQIRPSFEQIPGARISFQSQSPGDSRKGLSIVLRSENPEALNQAADALEKQMRSLPGLVEVSSTASLVKPEILVIPNPQRAADLGVTVQAIARTASLATIGDNESNLAKFNLSDRQIPIRVQIDPQARTDINTITNLQVPSQNGRLIPLVAVADIRFGSGPATINRYDRARQVALEANLQGISLGEAVEAINKLPVMQNLPPGVVQQPSGSAKIMQEIFGRFGSALGLALMCIYAILVLLYNNFLHPLSIMAALPFCLGGAIIALMVAQKPLGLYALIGIILLLGIVTKNSILLVDYTIINMQEGKTQRQALIESGVSRLRPIMMTSLATIAGTLPLALGIGAGSEVRQPMGIAIMGGFTTSTLLTLVVVPVIFSYIDNFQSWIMDRLRYGFGKKPQRP, encoded by the coding sequence ATGTCCTTTAATATATCAGCTTGGTCAATTAAAAAACCTGTTCCGACGATAGTTTTATTTCTAATTTTGACGGTGGTGGGTTGGTTTTCCTTCATAAGCTTGGGGATTGATACTAACCCAAATATTGATGTACCAACAGTTACGATCAAAGTTACCCAACCGGGTGCAGGGCCTGCCGAACTAGAATCCCAAGTGACGAAAAAAATTGAAGATGCCGTCGCAGGGTTGGGCAATATCGATTTTATGATTTCCACCGTCAACGATGGCAATTCTACAACCACAATCAACTTTGTTTTGGGCACAAATAGCGATCGCGCCACCAATGATGTCCGCAATGCGATCGCTCAAATTCGCCAAGATTTACCCCAAGAGATCAACGATCCCATTGTGGAACGTCTGGAATTTGCCGGCGGCCCGGTGATTAATTACGCGGTTAAATCAGATAAGCGTTCTGTAGAAGAATTAAGCAATATTGTCGATCAAACCATCAGCCGCGCCTTATTAGGAGTTCGTGGCGTGGCCCAAATTCAGCGTGTGGGTGGAGTTGACCGAGAAATTCGGATTAATCTTAATCCTAGCCGCTTACAATCTTTGGGTATCACCGCCACTCAGGTAAACGACCAAATCCGCGCTTTGAATATTAACTTACCTGGCGGACGGGCAGAAGTCGGTGGTAGCGAACAAAGTATCCGCACATTAGGAAGTGCCGCCAGTGTGGATATTTTGAAAACCTACGAAGTCCTTTTACCACAAGGTGGTTCTGTACCCTTATCCAGTTTGGGAACTATAGAAGATAAATTTGGTGACGTGCGCCAAGCCGCCATCTTAAATAATCAACCTGTAGTAGCTTTCCAAGTGTTGCGTAGTACTGGCAGCGTTCTGGTGACAGTAGAAGAAGGAGTAAAAGCGGCTATTAAACAACTGGAAAAAACACTTCCCGCAGATGTCAAACTAGATTTAATTTTTACTAGAGCCGATATTGTTCGCCAATCTTACCAAACCACTATTGACGAATTAATTCAAGCTTCGGTGCTGGCTGTCATTGTTATTTTAGTATTTTTGCGTGACTGGCGAGCAACATTAATTACGGCTGTTGCTTTACCCTTGTCAATAATTCCCACCTTCGCAGTACAGCAAGCCCTTGGTTACACCCTCAACAACATGACTTTGTTGGCATTAGCGCTGGCAGTGGGCAACTTGGTAGATGATGCCGTTGTGGAAATTGAAAACATGGAACGGCATATTGCAATGGGCAAATCAGCTTGGGATGCTGCTTTTGAATCTGCCGATGAAGTAGGGTTAGCAGTAATAGCAAGTTCAGCGACGATTATTGCCGTGTTTATGCCCGTTGCTTTTATGGGTGGGATTCCGGGGCAATTTTTCCAACCATTTGGTGTTACTGTCGCTGTTTCCACAATCTTCTCAACTCTTGTCGCGCGGATGGTTACGCCAATGATGGGGGCGTATCTTTTACAAGAGAAGGAAGGGAGTGGAAAGAAGGAGGCAGGGGACAGGAGGCAGGGGACAGGGCGAGTAATAAAATTTTTGAATTTTAAATTTACACTTCCAGGTAGTAATAACGGGAGTAGAAAACTTAGAACTGAAAAAAGTCAGGGTTTTCAACCTTATAGATCGCTACTACAGTGGGCGTTACGCCATAGATTGACAACAATGGCGATCGCTTTAGCTTTTTTTATTGCCAGTGTGATGCTGGTTCCATTAATTCCCAAGGGTTTCGTTGATGATGGCGACTTTGGGATTTCTAACGTATCTATAGAACTACCTCCTGGTTCCACATTAGAAGACGTTAACAAGGTAGTCACACAAGCAACTGATATCATTCGGCAAAACCCAGTAGTTGAACGCGTACTAGCAACTGAAGAGATCAATTCTGCAAGCCTGGCCATTAATCTCAAACCCAGAGAAGAACGAAATATTTCCCAAAAACAGTTTGAGGAACAAATACGCCCTTCCTTTGAGCAAATACCAGGAGCTAGAATTAGTTTTCAAAGTCAGTCACCAGGTGACAGTCGTAAAGGTTTATCCATTGTCCTGAGAAGTGAAAATCCCGAAGCATTAAATCAAGCTGCTGATGCCCTAGAAAAGCAAATGCGATCGCTACCTGGATTAGTAGAAGTGTCTTCCACTGCGAGTTTAGTTAAACCAGAGATTTTAGTAATTCCGAACCCGCAACGGGCAGCAGATTTGGGAGTGACAGTGCAAGCGATCGCGCGAACTGCTTCTCTTGCCACTATTGGCGATAATGAGTCCAACTTGGCAAAATTTAATTTAAGCGATCGTCAAATCCCCATTCGCGTGCAAATCGATCCGCAAGCCCGGACTGACATTAACACAATCACCAATCTCCAAGTCCCTAGTCAAAATGGCAGATTGATTCCCCTCGTAGCAGTTGCAGATATTCGTTTTGGTAGCGGCCCTGCTACCATCAACCGTTATGATCGCGCCCGTCAAGTTGCCTTAGAAGCCAATTTACAAGGGATTTCTTTGGGAGAGGCAGTAGAAGCAATCAACAAACTACCTGTGATGCAAAACTTGCCACCAGGGGTAGTACAGCAACCCTCCGGTAGCGCCAAAATTATGCAAGAAATTTTCGGGCGCTTTGGCAGTGCTTTAGGACTGGCATTAATGTGTATCTATGCAATTCTGGTACTGCTGTATAACAACTTTCTCCATCCATTATCGATTATGGCAGCCTTGCCCTTTTGTTTAGGCGGCGCAATAATAGCGTTGATGGTTGCTCAAAAACCCTTGGGACTTTATGCCTTAATTGGTATCATTTTGCTGTTGGGGATTGTCACCAAAAACTCGATTTTGTTAGTGGACTACACAATCATAAATATGCAAGAAGGCAAAACCCAGCGTCAGGCACTTATAGAATCGGGTGTATCACGTCTGCGTCCAATTATGATGACTTCTCTAGCAACGATCGCAGGAACTCTACCCCTAGCATTAGGAATTGGTGCGGGTTCAGAAGTTCGTCAACCAATGGGAATTGCCATCATGGGCGGTTTCACAACTTCCACCCTGCTGACACTGGTGGTAGTGCCAGTGATATTTAGCTACATTGACAATTTCCAATCCTGGATTATGGATAGATTGCGCTATGGCTTTGGTAAAAAACCACAGCGCCCGTAA
- a CDS encoding efflux RND transporter periplasmic adaptor subunit, protein MSDESVSEIEVEEPITSEDASFLSKSEQKPTRAWLKPLFLGAGLGIAIAFAGMSVFSHLPSRQQSAVADKKVNPSMTVTIATVEAARVVRTLKTTGTVAARDLIPVLPQTNGLQIKSIPEDVKEGAFVKKGQVLAVLDGSILQSQISQAKADVESKQADVESKQADLASRQADLASNKAIVQQKQADLAQAKAKLEEAAKNYQRYQQLADSGTISKQELDTRSYAVKTAIQVVNLSQENLRSAQANIGSAQANIGNAQAIINRAKADVRSSAAKVQQLQTQLEQTVVRSPVAGIIAEKLARVGDVTGVPPQTQAGTVIGGTQKLFSIIQDERLELQAKVPEIQLNQVKVGTSVQITSDVDRRVRSQGRVREIQPQVNDQRREAIVKIDLPPTTLLKPGMFANAAITTNSGMTMVVPQKSVQSQADGSVIVFTLSSEDIVRSQKVDLGDPANDDKVEIKSGLQLGDRIIVDGAGYLKDGDKVRVAK, encoded by the coding sequence GTGAGCGATGAAAGTGTTTCAGAAATCGAGGTGGAAGAACCTATAACCTCTGAGGATGCTAGCTTTTTGAGCAAATCAGAGCAAAAACCAACTAGGGCATGGTTGAAGCCATTATTTTTGGGTGCTGGTTTAGGAATTGCGATCGCCTTTGCTGGAATGAGTGTATTCAGTCATCTTCCATCCCGTCAACAAAGCGCGGTAGCGGATAAAAAAGTTAACCCATCAATGACAGTTACTATTGCCACAGTAGAAGCTGCCCGTGTTGTGCGTACTCTTAAAACTACTGGAACTGTAGCAGCACGTGATTTAATTCCGGTTTTACCACAGACAAACGGTTTACAAATCAAAAGCATCCCCGAAGATGTCAAAGAAGGGGCTTTTGTCAAAAAAGGTCAAGTTTTGGCGGTGTTGGATGGTTCCATACTGCAAAGCCAAATTAGCCAAGCAAAGGCAGATGTGGAATCAAAACAAGCCGATGTGGAATCGAAACAAGCAGATTTGGCATCCAGACAGGCAGATTTGGCATCAAATAAAGCCATAGTCCAGCAAAAACAAGCAGATTTAGCTCAAGCGAAGGCAAAGCTAGAAGAAGCTGCCAAAAATTATCAGCGCTATCAACAACTGGCCGACTCTGGAACCATTAGTAAGCAAGAACTCGATACTCGTTCCTACGCTGTAAAAACTGCCATACAAGTTGTGAATCTATCCCAAGAAAATCTGCGTAGTGCCCAGGCCAATATCGGCAGCGCCCAGGCTAATATTGGTAACGCTCAAGCTATCATCAATAGAGCCAAAGCCGATGTCCGCAGCAGCGCCGCTAAGGTGCAACAACTACAAACTCAGTTGGAACAAACTGTGGTGCGATCGCCGGTTGCTGGAATTATTGCTGAGAAATTGGCCAGAGTCGGTGATGTGACTGGTGTACCGCCACAAACCCAGGCGGGAACTGTAATTGGTGGCACACAAAAGCTATTTTCGATTATCCAAGATGAAAGGTTAGAACTTCAAGCTAAGGTTCCCGAAATTCAATTAAATCAGGTGAAAGTTGGCACATCTGTGCAAATTACTTCAGATGTCGATCGGCGCGTGCGATCGCAGGGACGAGTCAGGGAGATACAACCACAGGTGAACGATCAAAGGCGAGAGGCTATAGTCAAAATTGACTTACCGCCAACAACTTTACTAAAACCAGGGATGTTTGCTAATGCTGCAATTACTACTAACTCAGGAATGACGATGGTAGTGCCACAAAAATCAGTCCAATCTCAAGCAGATGGAAGTGTAATTGTATTCACCTTATCAAGTGAAGATATAGTCCGCAGCCAGAAAGTAGACTTAGGAGATCCTGCAAATGACGACAAAGTGGAAATAAAAAGTGGGTTGCAATTAGGCGATCGCATCATAGTTGATGGTGCAGGATATCTCAAAGATGGCGATAAGGTTCGAGTTGCGAAGTAA
- a CDS encoding Npun_R2479 family HD domain-containing metalloprotein, translating to MFNATEILIDAFVNEIREGYRRTYGCFKNDYQDIIAWAGNMALENIANSDALYHNVEHTVLVTLVGQEILRGKHIREGGVSSEDWLHCIISLVSHDIGYVKGVCRLDQEAVGLYSTGKNGKMVSVAPGASDASLTPYHVDRAKLFIDERFGGHKLIDAEAIKSNIELTRFPVPAAEDHQDTKCFAGLVRAADLIGQLSDPRYLKKITSLFYEFEETGVNKVLGYKTPADLRNNYAKFYWNGVYPYIQEGLHYLSLTQQGKQILANLYSNVFVVEHEKQQQEQQKYLEKLGVAS from the coding sequence ATGTTCAATGCCACTGAAATTTTAATTGATGCCTTTGTAAATGAAATTAGAGAAGGCTACCGTCGCACTTATGGCTGCTTCAAAAATGATTATCAGGACATTATCGCCTGGGCTGGTAACATGGCTTTGGAAAACATTGCCAATAGCGATGCCCTTTATCACAATGTTGAACACACTGTCCTTGTCACCCTTGTGGGGCAAGAAATATTACGTGGCAAACACATCAGAGAAGGCGGTGTTTCCAGTGAAGACTGGTTGCATTGTATTATTTCCTTAGTGAGCCATGATATTGGCTACGTTAAGGGAGTTTGCCGACTAGACCAAGAAGCAGTAGGCTTATATTCCACAGGTAAAAATGGCAAAATGGTTTCTGTCGCTCCTGGCGCTTCTGATGCCAGTCTCACGCCGTATCATGTTGATAGAGCCAAGCTTTTTATTGATGAGCGTTTTGGAGGTCACAAGTTAATAGATGCTGAGGCAATTAAGAGCAATATTGAACTAACACGATTTCCCGTGCCTGCGGCAGAAGATCATCAAGATACAAAGTGCTTTGCCGGGTTAGTCCGGGCTGCTGATTTGATTGGTCAACTAAGCGACCCACGTTACCTGAAGAAAATTACTTCTTTATTTTACGAGTTTGAAGAAACTGGTGTAAATAAAGTTTTAGGCTATAAAACCCCTGCCGATTTACGGAATAACTACGCTAAGTTTTACTGGAATGGTGTCTATCCCTATATCCAAGAAGGGCTGCATTACCTATCATTGACACAACAGGGCAAACAAATTCTCGCTAATCTCTACTCAAACGTGTTTGTTGTAGAACACGAAAAACAACAGCAAGAACAGCAGAAGTATTTAGAGAAGTTAGGAGTGGCGAGTTGA
- a CDS encoding ABC transporter permease codes for MDWWRRLKKNPLAQFGAILLLIFYIAVIAADFVAPYDPYASQPNGSLLPPTQIHWVSQSGQFIGPHVYPTTQGDTNLETGDRQLIVDFKKPSPVRLFVSGPEYRLLQMSLPLPPKWDEVTIFPGIPLNWHLFGTTTDAKVNILGTDDQSRDQFSRLLHGGRISLFIGIFGIIITYPLGLLIGGISGYFGGVTDSVIMRLAEVLMTFPSIYLLVTLGAVLPPGLSSTQRFLLIVVITSVISWAGLARVIRGQVLSIKEREFVQASRAMGANPLYIILRHVLPQTASYVVISATLAIPSFIGAEAILSLIGLGIQQPDPSWGNMLSLASNASILVLQPWLIWPPAVLIILTVLAFNLLGDGLRDALDPRSLRR; via the coding sequence ATGGATTGGTGGCGACGACTAAAGAAAAATCCTTTGGCACAATTTGGGGCCATTTTGCTGTTAATTTTCTACATAGCAGTAATTGCAGCAGATTTCGTGGCTCCTTATGACCCTTATGCCTCACAGCCTAATGGTTCACTGCTGCCACCAACTCAGATACACTGGGTTTCTCAATCAGGACAGTTTATCGGGCCCCATGTTTATCCCACGACTCAGGGAGACACAAATTTAGAAACAGGCGATCGCCAACTCATTGTAGACTTCAAAAAACCATCTCCTGTGCGTCTATTTGTTTCCGGGCCAGAATACCGATTGTTGCAGATGAGTTTGCCACTACCACCCAAATGGGATGAAGTCACAATCTTTCCTGGTATTCCCTTAAATTGGCATTTATTTGGGACAACAACTGACGCAAAAGTCAATATCTTAGGTACTGATGACCAAAGCCGCGACCAATTTAGTCGCCTCTTACATGGCGGTCGCATCAGTCTGTTTATCGGGATTTTTGGCATTATCATTACCTATCCCCTCGGTTTGCTCATCGGTGGAATTTCTGGCTATTTCGGCGGTGTGACTGATAGCGTCATCATGCGCTTGGCAGAAGTGCTAATGACTTTCCCAAGTATTTATCTTTTGGTGACTTTAGGAGCAGTCTTACCACCTGGTTTAAGCAGTACCCAGCGCTTTTTGCTGATTGTGGTAATTACTTCAGTTATTAGCTGGGCTGGTTTAGCACGGGTCATTCGAGGACAGGTACTATCAATTAAAGAGCGAGAATTTGTCCAAGCATCACGCGCGATGGGCGCAAATCCACTTTATATAATTCTCCGCCACGTCTTGCCGCAAACGGCTAGTTATGTAGTTATCTCTGCTACTCTTGCAATTCCCAGCTTTATTGGCGCAGAGGCGATACTAAGTCTCATCGGCTTGGGAATTCAACAACCAGACCCCTCTTGGGGCAATATGCTTTCTCTGGCTAGCAATGCTTCCATTTTGGTACTGCAACCTTGGTTAATTTGGCCGCCGGCTGTGCTAATTATTCTCACAGTGCTAGCATTCAACTTACTCGGTGATGGGCTAAGAGATGCACTCGACCCTCGTAGTTTGAGAAGATAA
- a CDS encoding ATP-binding protein, whose amino-acid sequence MAVGVAGGVAGGVAGGVALGVAGGVAFGVVGGVAGGVAFGVVGGVAFGVAFGVAVGVVFGVAFGVAFGVAFGVAVGVAVGVAFGVAVGVAVMRPDTWFIGSPLNLRIIQNTSWLLPRITPLPLPNLVWRLENWLQNNWEIGLHNINELLAYTLQFIPVVQAVNRVLTKTPSEHIIWRIALLAADPFDWKLVGFASGCLREQIKLQLLKDFIFFRYFKEPTSPPLTVNTRLNTPARATAAGFWHLHEKEPARAIEAFAAVRSLLYGEEMYILAETLAAFQKAQTSVSIAAIQVPPFPQEPLLRPITWKVLANLRRVVDDVQFVNRSVSRSARSLALNRALGELTKILNQADTLPQAEQGLIIDIAETWKESLLQIAGEVGKISITKPIANPYVVGDPVQGHLFVGREDIIRQLEELWVMGNQLQSVVLYGHRRMGKTSILVNAANCLGSQIQLAYVNLLRLGDSPQGVGEVLMAICDEISQTVKLPPPADADLLNLPYRTFERYLKQVEAQLDGGLIIALDEFEKIEDLIEAKKIPIDFMGFLRSLVQMSSKIAFAFAGLHTLEEMTADYFQPFFASVIPIHVGFQERAATRKILANPGNEDFPLDYIPEALDEIYALTYGQPYLVQLLGFQLVRRYNDFVFEQGQPRDPVFTVEDVEAVINDPEFFKRGRYYFDGVWGQAARGAEGQQAIIQVLAPHPEGLSLDSLAQSTGMNDTDLQEALNTLKRHDVVEEIQGSWRIMVELFRRWVLQQ is encoded by the coding sequence GTGGCGGTAGGCGTGGCGGGAGGCGTGGCGGGAGGCGTGGCGGGAGGCGTGGCGCTCGGCGTGGCGGGAGGCGTGGCGTTCGGTGTGGTGGGAGGCGTGGCGGGAGGCGTGGCGTTCGGTGTGGTGGGAGGCGTGGCGTTCGGCGTGGCGTTCGGCGTGGCGGTAGGCGTGGTGTTCGGCGTGGCGTTCGGCGTGGCGTTTGGTGTGGCGTTCGGTGTGGCGGTAGGCGTGGCGGTAGGCGTGGCATTCGGTGTGGCGGTAGGCGTGGCGGTAATGCGTCCAGATACCTGGTTTATTGGCTCACCTCTAAACTTGCGAATTATCCAAAACACTAGTTGGCTACTCCCCCGTATTACTCCGCTTCCCCTTCCTAATCTTGTCTGGCGCTTGGAAAATTGGTTGCAAAATAATTGGGAAATAGGTTTACATAATATAAATGAACTGCTGGCATATACCCTACAATTCATTCCTGTTGTCCAAGCAGTCAATAGAGTACTTACTAAAACTCCATCAGAACACATTATTTGGCGTATTGCTTTACTAGCGGCAGATCCCTTTGATTGGAAATTAGTAGGTTTTGCTTCAGGTTGTTTGAGGGAACAAATCAAGTTACAACTTCTTAAAGACTTTATATTCTTTCGTTATTTTAAAGAACCAACCTCCCCTCCCTTAACAGTAAACACTCGCTTAAATACTCCTGCTCGTGCTACTGCTGCTGGCTTTTGGCATCTGCATGAAAAAGAACCAGCCAGAGCAATAGAGGCTTTTGCTGCAGTACGTTCTCTACTTTATGGAGAGGAAATGTATATCCTTGCTGAAACTTTAGCAGCGTTTCAGAAAGCTCAAACATCAGTGTCTATTGCAGCTATCCAAGTTCCTCCTTTTCCACAGGAACCGCTTTTACGTCCAATTACTTGGAAAGTCCTTGCTAATCTGCGTCGAGTTGTTGATGATGTGCAGTTTGTTAATCGCAGTGTCTCACGTTCAGCCAGGTCTTTAGCTCTCAATCGAGCATTAGGTGAACTAACAAAAATCCTAAATCAAGCCGACACCTTGCCGCAAGCAGAGCAAGGGTTAATCATAGATATCGCTGAAACTTGGAAAGAAAGCCTTTTACAAATCGCTGGTGAAGTGGGAAAAATTTCCATCACCAAGCCTATCGCTAATCCTTATGTTGTAGGCGACCCCGTTCAAGGTCATCTCTTTGTTGGGCGAGAAGATATCATCAGACAGTTAGAAGAACTCTGGGTGATGGGTAATCAACTCCAGTCTGTAGTTCTGTACGGTCACAGGCGTATGGGCAAAACTTCCATTCTGGTTAACGCTGCTAACTGTCTAGGCTCACAAATACAGCTAGCATACGTCAACCTGCTACGTTTGGGAGATAGCCCGCAAGGTGTGGGTGAAGTGCTGATGGCAATTTGTGATGAAATTTCTCAAACTGTAAAACTTCCACCACCAGCTGACGCTGATTTACTAAATCTCCCCTACCGGACTTTTGAACGCTATTTAAAACAGGTTGAAGCGCAACTAGATGGTGGGTTAATCATTGCCTTAGACGAGTTTGAGAAAATTGAAGATTTAATAGAGGCGAAAAAAATCCCTATCGACTTTATGGGTTTTCTGCGTAGTTTGGTGCAAATGAGTTCTAAAATCGCCTTTGCCTTTGCTGGTTTGCACACTTTGGAGGAGATGACAGCAGATTATTTTCAACCCTTCTTTGCCAGTGTCATTCCTATTCATGTTGGCTTTCAAGAACGTGCAGCTACCCGCAAAATTCTTGCTAACCCAGGTAATGAAGACTTCCCCCTAGACTACATACCGGAAGCTTTAGATGAAATTTATGCTTTGACATACGGCCAACCATATCTAGTGCAATTGCTGGGTTTTCAGCTAGTGCGCCGCTACAATGACTTTGTTTTTGAACAAGGACAACCCCGTGACCCAGTTTTCACAGTAGAAGATGTGGAAGCAGTTATCAATGACCCTGAGTTTTTCAAACGGGGACGCTACTACTTTGATGGGGTTTGGGGTCAGGCGGCACGGGGTGCTGAGGGTCAACAGGCAATAATACAAGTACTTGCACCTCACCCAGAAGGGCTAAGTCTGGATTCCTTAGCTCAGTCTACAGGTATGAACGACACTGATTTACAGGAAGCGCTGAATACTCTGAAGCGTCATGATGTCGTTGAGGAAATTCAGGGAAGTTGGCGGATTATGGTGGAACTGTTTCGCCGTTGGGTTTTGCAACAGTAG
- a CDS encoding ATP-binding protein: MEAEEALESIKQIFEERKGKVVLLGKLEEKVFLLSWQGMNYSQMPSKIKKSNPTAKPYTEQYLKEIGKSLNDKIKRVLNIDDLDKRNLREELENFFERNYNYHTKKLSYTTAPEPDYITFPELTNNTVSELNQNPFIPFSGRVEEKYLFFDREREIRRVFEVLNSGSSIVLIGEEGIGKSSLLWMINQQAKNFLKSERQPVFLDLNLLHNESQFYSELCHEIGIPDSKDYQLTRNLRSCKILLAIDNVGKFTSEGFTRNIRDYLRGLAEGNNAPLKLILAATEPLNNLFKDSQEQGNTSPLAGICQEEHIHPWDEATMRTFITNRLARTSVSFTEEEISQLIQESGGHPRKLMQLCYRTFLQCVESLQ, translated from the coding sequence ATGGAAGCTGAAGAAGCATTAGAATCTATTAAGCAAATATTTGAGGAGAGGAAAGGAAAAGTAGTATTACTGGGCAAGTTAGAAGAAAAAGTTTTTCTACTAAGTTGGCAAGGGATGAATTATAGTCAAATGCCTTCTAAAATAAAGAAGTCTAATCCTACTGCCAAACCATATACAGAACAGTATTTAAAAGAAATAGGTAAAAGTTTAAACGATAAGATTAAAAGAGTATTAAATATAGACGATCTTGATAAAAGAAATTTGAGGGAAGAACTTGAAAACTTTTTTGAGAGAAATTACAATTACCATACTAAAAAACTATCTTATACCACTGCGCCAGAACCAGATTATATTACTTTTCCAGAGTTAACTAATAATACTGTATCTGAGCTAAATCAAAATCCCTTCATTCCTTTTAGTGGCAGAGTAGAAGAAAAGTATCTCTTTTTTGACCGAGAGCGCGAAATCCGGCGAGTATTTGAGGTACTGAATAGCGGTAGTAGTATCGTTTTAATTGGGGAAGAGGGAATTGGCAAATCTTCGCTGCTATGGATGATTAATCAACAGGCGAAAAATTTTCTCAAAAGTGAACGTCAGCCAGTTTTCTTAGACCTGAATTTACTTCATAATGAAAGTCAATTTTATAGTGAATTGTGCCACGAGATCGGTATACCTGACAGTAAAGACTATCAGTTAACCCGCAATTTGCGAAGTTGTAAAATACTACTGGCTATAGACAATGTAGGAAAATTTACAAGCGAAGGTTTTACTCGCAATATAAGGGATTATTTGCGCGGTTTAGCCGAAGGAAATAATGCTCCGTTGAAGCTGATTTTAGCTGCCACCGAACCTCTGAACAACCTTTTTAAGGATAGTCAGGAGCAAGGTAATACTTCTCCGTTAGCGGGTATTTGCCAAGAGGAACATATTCATCCTTGGGATGAAGCTACTATGCGTACTTTTATTACCAACCGTCTAGCTAGAACTTCTGTGAGTTTTACTGAAGAAGAAATCAGCCAACTCATCCAAGAAAGTGGCGGACATCCTCGCAAACTGATGCAATTGTGTTATCGAACTTTTTTGCAGTGTGTGGAGAGTTTGCAATGA